A window from Citrus sinensis cultivar Valencia sweet orange chromosome 3, DVS_A1.0, whole genome shotgun sequence encodes these proteins:
- the LOC102613328 gene encoding uncharacterized protein LOC102613328 isoform X2, with the protein MVENLIPCYRFNLIILSYCVFLSCFFVRSYSLGEVDAYGTFSISSFRYPETRLRPFDSRYFRVDLPPWFSSLSIVLESDVDLDARRIAKVPESALPLICLRDGSLPLPQVTNAFVKGLVLGSFSNGSSNELEDIQNEEQCYPMQKNISVKLTNEQISPGAWYLGFFNGVGAIRTQSKMIIRGPSYSFTANISVEGCTTSTMWGQYCNQNSFDSPCHGNGEIKVFFLDVLGIAEQLIIMAMNVTFSMTQSNNTLNAGGANIMCFARHGAMPSEILHDYSGDISNGPLIVDSPKVGRWYITIIPVNLSKELGETRNAGIQVCYSLEWQVLECPMGKAGLNCKWERYILQTVIRKETLFESYYIPVSEKVPSDSAAFPLEPLLSNSSYDEGQDNTWTYFLLDIPRGAAGGSIHIQLTSDTKIKHEIYAKSGGLPSLQSWDYYYANRTNNSVGSMFFKLYNSSEEKVDFYILYVREGTWGFGIRHVNTSKSETVMSVSLERCPKRCSSHGQCRNAFDASGLTLYSFCACDRDHGGFDCSVELVSHRGHVQQSVALIASNAAALLPAYQALRQKAFAEWVLFTASGISSGLYHACDVGTWCALSFNVLQFMDFWLSFMAVVSTFIYLTTIDEALKRTIHTVVAILTAMMAITKATRSSNIILVISIGAAGLLIGLLVELSTKFRSFSLRFGFCMNMVDRQQTIMEWLRNFMKTILRRFRWGFVLVGFAALAMAAISWKLETSQSYWIWHSIWHVSIYTSSFFFLCSKVSSLNSENQRPLDGTYELTRQDSMPRGDSEGRERPEVLTI; encoded by the exons atggtaGAGAATTTGATTCCATGCTATCGGTTTAATCTGATTATTCTCAGTTACTGTGTTTTCTTATCATGTTTCTTTGTCCGCTCTTATTCACTGGGTGAAGTGGATGCCTACGGCACTTTCTCTATCTCGAGTTTTAGATATCCCGAAACTCGGTTAAGGCCATTTGATTCGCGTTATTTCAGAG TTGATTTGCCACCGTGGTTCTCTTCATTGTCGATAGTGTTGGAGTCAGACGTTGACCTC GATGCCAGAAGGATAGCAAAAGTTCCGGAAAGTGCTCTGCCCTTGATTTGCTTGAGAGATGGCAGTCTCCCTCTGCCTCAAGTCACAAATGCTTTTGTAAAAGGTTTAG TGTTAGGTTCTTTCTCAAATGGATCTTCAAATGAATTAGAGGATATTCAGAATGAGGAGCAGTGCTATCCGATGCAGAAAAATATATCAGTGAAGTTGACAAATGAGCAG ATATCTCCAGGAGCTTGGTATCTTGGATTTTTCAATGGCGTCGGAGCAATAAGGACACAATCAAAGATG ATTATTCGAGGCCCATCGTACTCCTTTACCGCCAACATTAGCGTGGAAGGATGTACAACCTCAACAATGTGGGGCCAGTACTGCAATCA AAATTCTTTTGACTCACCTTGCCATGGAAACGGCGAAATTAAAGTCTTCTTCTTGGATGTGTTGGGAATAGCAGAACAATTAATCATTATGGCTATGAATGTCACATTTAGCATGACACAATCAAATAATACTCTAAATGCCGGTGGAGCTAACATAATGTGTTTTGCTCGTCATGGTGCAATGCCTTCAGAAATTCTGCATGATTATTCAGGTGACATATCCAATGGCCCTCTGATTGTTGACTCACCTAAGGTTGGTCGATGGTATATTACTATTATACCTGTTAATCTTTCAAAAGAACTTGGAGAGACTCGGAATGCTGGCATACAGGTTTGCTATTCCTTGGAATGGCAAGTACTTGAATGTCCCATGGGGAAGGCCGGATTAAATTGTAAGTGGGAAAGATATATACTTCAG ACAGTTATCAGGAAAGAGACCCTGTTTGAGTCCTATTATATACCAGTCAGTGAAAAAGTACCCTCAGATTCCGCTGCTTTTCCTCTTGAACCCCTTTTAAGCAACTCCTCTTACGATGAAGGACAAGATAATACTTggacttattttcttttggacATTCCTCGGGGTGCAGCTGGAGGAAGTATCCATATCCAACTGACATCAGATACAAAGATAAAACATGAAATATATGCTAAATCTGGAGGATTGCCATCTCTTCAGAGCTGGGACTATTACTATGCAAACAGGACAAATAACAGTGTTGGGTCTATGTTCTTTAAGTTGTATAATTCAAGTGAAGAAAAGGTTGATTTCTATATCTTATACGTTAGAGAAGGAACTTGGGGTTTTGGTATAAGGCATGTAAATACCTCCAAAAGTGAGACGGTCATGTCTGTTTCGCTTGAAAGATGCCCAAAAAGATGCTCGTCACACGGGCAATGCAGAAATGCTTTCGATGCTAGTGGATTGACATTATACag CTTCTGTGCCTGTGATAGAGACCATGGAGGCTTTGACTGCAGTGTTGAACTTGTATCACATCGAG GACATGTGCAGCAATCCGTTGCTCTCATTGCTTCAAATGCTGCAGCTCTACTTCCTGCCTATCAGGCCCTTCGACAGAAG GCGTTTGCAGAATGGGTACTCTTCACGGCAAGTGGTATCTCTAGTGGATTATATCATGCATGTGATGTTGGCACCTGGTGCGCATTATCCTTTAATGTCTTACAG TTCATGGACTTCTGGCTCTCTTTCATGGCCGTGGTGAGCACTTTCATATACCTAACTACAATTGATGAAGCATTGAAAAGGACAATTCACACAGTTGTAGCCATCCTTACAGCCATGATGGCCATAACTAAGGCAACCAG GTCTTCCAATATTATTCTTGTAATATCAATTGGAGCAGCGGGTCTTCTTATTGGATTGCTGGTGGAGCTCTCCACTAAGTTTAGATCATTTTCCTTACGATTCGGTTTTTGTATGAACATGGTAGACAG ACAGCAAACTATTATGGAATGGCTTCGGAATTTCATGAAGACAATTCTGCGACGATTTCGCTGGGGTTTTGTACTAGTGGGTTTCGCTGCGTTAGCAATGGCAGCAATAAGCTGGAAATTGGAAACTAGTCAAAGTTACTGGATTTGGCACAG TATTTGGCATGTGAGCATATATACATCTTCATTCTTCTTCCTTTGTTCAAAAGTTTCTAGCTTAAATAGTGAGAATCAAAGACCCCTAGATGGAACCTATGAGCTAACTCGGCAGGATTCAATGCCGAGAGGTGATTCTGAGGGGAGGGAAAGACCGGAGGTTTTGACGATCTAG
- the LOC102613328 gene encoding uncharacterized protein LOC102613328 isoform X1, with product MVENLIPCYRFNLIILSYCVFLSCFFVRSYSLGEVDAYGTFSISSFRYPETRLRPFDSRYFRVDLPPWFSSLSIVLESDVDLDARRIAKVPESALPLICLRDGSLPLPQVTNAFVKGLVLGSFSNGSSNELEDIQNEEQCYPMQKNISVKLTNEQISPGAWYLGFFNGVGAIRTQSKMIIRGPSYSFTANISVEGCTTSTMWGQYCNQSVDPLSCVRSDSYNLTEQFPDSKLNNKTTENGIFCRNSFDSPCHGNGEIKVFFLDVLGIAEQLIIMAMNVTFSMTQSNNTLNAGGANIMCFARHGAMPSEILHDYSGDISNGPLIVDSPKVGRWYITIIPVNLSKELGETRNAGIQVCYSLEWQVLECPMGKAGLNCKWERYILQTVIRKETLFESYYIPVSEKVPSDSAAFPLEPLLSNSSYDEGQDNTWTYFLLDIPRGAAGGSIHIQLTSDTKIKHEIYAKSGGLPSLQSWDYYYANRTNNSVGSMFFKLYNSSEEKVDFYILYVREGTWGFGIRHVNTSKSETVMSVSLERCPKRCSSHGQCRNAFDASGLTLYSFCACDRDHGGFDCSVELVSHRGHVQQSVALIASNAAALLPAYQALRQKAFAEWVLFTASGISSGLYHACDVGTWCALSFNVLQFMDFWLSFMAVVSTFIYLTTIDEALKRTIHTVVAILTAMMAITKATRSSNIILVISIGAAGLLIGLLVELSTKFRSFSLRFGFCMNMVDRQQTIMEWLRNFMKTILRRFRWGFVLVGFAALAMAAISWKLETSQSYWIWHSIWHVSIYTSSFFFLCSKVSSLNSENQRPLDGTYELTRQDSMPRGDSEGRERPEVLTI from the exons atggtaGAGAATTTGATTCCATGCTATCGGTTTAATCTGATTATTCTCAGTTACTGTGTTTTCTTATCATGTTTCTTTGTCCGCTCTTATTCACTGGGTGAAGTGGATGCCTACGGCACTTTCTCTATCTCGAGTTTTAGATATCCCGAAACTCGGTTAAGGCCATTTGATTCGCGTTATTTCAGAG TTGATTTGCCACCGTGGTTCTCTTCATTGTCGATAGTGTTGGAGTCAGACGTTGACCTC GATGCCAGAAGGATAGCAAAAGTTCCGGAAAGTGCTCTGCCCTTGATTTGCTTGAGAGATGGCAGTCTCCCTCTGCCTCAAGTCACAAATGCTTTTGTAAAAGGTTTAG TGTTAGGTTCTTTCTCAAATGGATCTTCAAATGAATTAGAGGATATTCAGAATGAGGAGCAGTGCTATCCGATGCAGAAAAATATATCAGTGAAGTTGACAAATGAGCAG ATATCTCCAGGAGCTTGGTATCTTGGATTTTTCAATGGCGTCGGAGCAATAAGGACACAATCAAAGATG ATTATTCGAGGCCCATCGTACTCCTTTACCGCCAACATTAGCGTGGAAGGATGTACAACCTCAACAATGTGGGGCCAGTACTGCAATCAGTCAGTTGACCCTCTATCGTGTGTTCGATCTGACAGTTACAATCTTACTGAACAGTTTCCTGATAGTAAGCTGAACAACAAGACCACTGAAAATGGGATTTTTTGCAGAAATTCTTTTGACTCACCTTGCCATGGAAACGGCGAAATTAAAGTCTTCTTCTTGGATGTGTTGGGAATAGCAGAACAATTAATCATTATGGCTATGAATGTCACATTTAGCATGACACAATCAAATAATACTCTAAATGCCGGTGGAGCTAACATAATGTGTTTTGCTCGTCATGGTGCAATGCCTTCAGAAATTCTGCATGATTATTCAGGTGACATATCCAATGGCCCTCTGATTGTTGACTCACCTAAGGTTGGTCGATGGTATATTACTATTATACCTGTTAATCTTTCAAAAGAACTTGGAGAGACTCGGAATGCTGGCATACAGGTTTGCTATTCCTTGGAATGGCAAGTACTTGAATGTCCCATGGGGAAGGCCGGATTAAATTGTAAGTGGGAAAGATATATACTTCAG ACAGTTATCAGGAAAGAGACCCTGTTTGAGTCCTATTATATACCAGTCAGTGAAAAAGTACCCTCAGATTCCGCTGCTTTTCCTCTTGAACCCCTTTTAAGCAACTCCTCTTACGATGAAGGACAAGATAATACTTggacttattttcttttggacATTCCTCGGGGTGCAGCTGGAGGAAGTATCCATATCCAACTGACATCAGATACAAAGATAAAACATGAAATATATGCTAAATCTGGAGGATTGCCATCTCTTCAGAGCTGGGACTATTACTATGCAAACAGGACAAATAACAGTGTTGGGTCTATGTTCTTTAAGTTGTATAATTCAAGTGAAGAAAAGGTTGATTTCTATATCTTATACGTTAGAGAAGGAACTTGGGGTTTTGGTATAAGGCATGTAAATACCTCCAAAAGTGAGACGGTCATGTCTGTTTCGCTTGAAAGATGCCCAAAAAGATGCTCGTCACACGGGCAATGCAGAAATGCTTTCGATGCTAGTGGATTGACATTATACag CTTCTGTGCCTGTGATAGAGACCATGGAGGCTTTGACTGCAGTGTTGAACTTGTATCACATCGAG GACATGTGCAGCAATCCGTTGCTCTCATTGCTTCAAATGCTGCAGCTCTACTTCCTGCCTATCAGGCCCTTCGACAGAAG GCGTTTGCAGAATGGGTACTCTTCACGGCAAGTGGTATCTCTAGTGGATTATATCATGCATGTGATGTTGGCACCTGGTGCGCATTATCCTTTAATGTCTTACAG TTCATGGACTTCTGGCTCTCTTTCATGGCCGTGGTGAGCACTTTCATATACCTAACTACAATTGATGAAGCATTGAAAAGGACAATTCACACAGTTGTAGCCATCCTTACAGCCATGATGGCCATAACTAAGGCAACCAG GTCTTCCAATATTATTCTTGTAATATCAATTGGAGCAGCGGGTCTTCTTATTGGATTGCTGGTGGAGCTCTCCACTAAGTTTAGATCATTTTCCTTACGATTCGGTTTTTGTATGAACATGGTAGACAG ACAGCAAACTATTATGGAATGGCTTCGGAATTTCATGAAGACAATTCTGCGACGATTTCGCTGGGGTTTTGTACTAGTGGGTTTCGCTGCGTTAGCAATGGCAGCAATAAGCTGGAAATTGGAAACTAGTCAAAGTTACTGGATTTGGCACAG TATTTGGCATGTGAGCATATATACATCTTCATTCTTCTTCCTTTGTTCAAAAGTTTCTAGCTTAAATAGTGAGAATCAAAGACCCCTAGATGGAACCTATGAGCTAACTCGGCAGGATTCAATGCCGAGAGGTGATTCTGAGGGGAGGGAAAGACCGGAGGTTTTGACGATCTAG
- the LOC102613328 gene encoding uncharacterized protein LOC102613328 isoform X3: MQKNISVKLTNEQISPGAWYLGFFNGVGAIRTQSKMIIRGPSYSFTANISVEGCTTSTMWGQYCNQSVDPLSCVRSDSYNLTEQFPDSKLNNKTTENGIFCRNSFDSPCHGNGEIKVFFLDVLGIAEQLIIMAMNVTFSMTQSNNTLNAGGANIMCFARHGAMPSEILHDYSGDISNGPLIVDSPKVGRWYITIIPVNLSKELGETRNAGIQVCYSLEWQVLECPMGKAGLNCKWERYILQTVIRKETLFESYYIPVSEKVPSDSAAFPLEPLLSNSSYDEGQDNTWTYFLLDIPRGAAGGSIHIQLTSDTKIKHEIYAKSGGLPSLQSWDYYYANRTNNSVGSMFFKLYNSSEEKVDFYILYVREGTWGFGIRHVNTSKSETVMSVSLERCPKRCSSHGQCRNAFDASGLTLYSFCACDRDHGGFDCSVELVSHRGHVQQSVALIASNAAALLPAYQALRQKAFAEWVLFTASGISSGLYHACDVGTWCALSFNVLQFMDFWLSFMAVVSTFIYLTTIDEALKRTIHTVVAILTAMMAITKATRSSNIILVISIGAAGLLIGLLVELSTKFRSFSLRFGFCMNMVDRQQTIMEWLRNFMKTILRRFRWGFVLVGFAALAMAAISWKLETSQSYWIWHSIWHVSIYTSSFFFLCSKVSSLNSENQRPLDGTYELTRQDSMPRGDSEGRERPEVLTI, encoded by the exons ATGCAGAAAAATATATCAGTGAAGTTGACAAATGAGCAG ATATCTCCAGGAGCTTGGTATCTTGGATTTTTCAATGGCGTCGGAGCAATAAGGACACAATCAAAGATG ATTATTCGAGGCCCATCGTACTCCTTTACCGCCAACATTAGCGTGGAAGGATGTACAACCTCAACAATGTGGGGCCAGTACTGCAATCAGTCAGTTGACCCTCTATCGTGTGTTCGATCTGACAGTTACAATCTTACTGAACAGTTTCCTGATAGTAAGCTGAACAACAAGACCACTGAAAATGGGATTTTTTGCAGAAATTCTTTTGACTCACCTTGCCATGGAAACGGCGAAATTAAAGTCTTCTTCTTGGATGTGTTGGGAATAGCAGAACAATTAATCATTATGGCTATGAATGTCACATTTAGCATGACACAATCAAATAATACTCTAAATGCCGGTGGAGCTAACATAATGTGTTTTGCTCGTCATGGTGCAATGCCTTCAGAAATTCTGCATGATTATTCAGGTGACATATCCAATGGCCCTCTGATTGTTGACTCACCTAAGGTTGGTCGATGGTATATTACTATTATACCTGTTAATCTTTCAAAAGAACTTGGAGAGACTCGGAATGCTGGCATACAGGTTTGCTATTCCTTGGAATGGCAAGTACTTGAATGTCCCATGGGGAAGGCCGGATTAAATTGTAAGTGGGAAAGATATATACTTCAG ACAGTTATCAGGAAAGAGACCCTGTTTGAGTCCTATTATATACCAGTCAGTGAAAAAGTACCCTCAGATTCCGCTGCTTTTCCTCTTGAACCCCTTTTAAGCAACTCCTCTTACGATGAAGGACAAGATAATACTTggacttattttcttttggacATTCCTCGGGGTGCAGCTGGAGGAAGTATCCATATCCAACTGACATCAGATACAAAGATAAAACATGAAATATATGCTAAATCTGGAGGATTGCCATCTCTTCAGAGCTGGGACTATTACTATGCAAACAGGACAAATAACAGTGTTGGGTCTATGTTCTTTAAGTTGTATAATTCAAGTGAAGAAAAGGTTGATTTCTATATCTTATACGTTAGAGAAGGAACTTGGGGTTTTGGTATAAGGCATGTAAATACCTCCAAAAGTGAGACGGTCATGTCTGTTTCGCTTGAAAGATGCCCAAAAAGATGCTCGTCACACGGGCAATGCAGAAATGCTTTCGATGCTAGTGGATTGACATTATACag CTTCTGTGCCTGTGATAGAGACCATGGAGGCTTTGACTGCAGTGTTGAACTTGTATCACATCGAG GACATGTGCAGCAATCCGTTGCTCTCATTGCTTCAAATGCTGCAGCTCTACTTCCTGCCTATCAGGCCCTTCGACAGAAG GCGTTTGCAGAATGGGTACTCTTCACGGCAAGTGGTATCTCTAGTGGATTATATCATGCATGTGATGTTGGCACCTGGTGCGCATTATCCTTTAATGTCTTACAG TTCATGGACTTCTGGCTCTCTTTCATGGCCGTGGTGAGCACTTTCATATACCTAACTACAATTGATGAAGCATTGAAAAGGACAATTCACACAGTTGTAGCCATCCTTACAGCCATGATGGCCATAACTAAGGCAACCAG GTCTTCCAATATTATTCTTGTAATATCAATTGGAGCAGCGGGTCTTCTTATTGGATTGCTGGTGGAGCTCTCCACTAAGTTTAGATCATTTTCCTTACGATTCGGTTTTTGTATGAACATGGTAGACAG ACAGCAAACTATTATGGAATGGCTTCGGAATTTCATGAAGACAATTCTGCGACGATTTCGCTGGGGTTTTGTACTAGTGGGTTTCGCTGCGTTAGCAATGGCAGCAATAAGCTGGAAATTGGAAACTAGTCAAAGTTACTGGATTTGGCACAG TATTTGGCATGTGAGCATATATACATCTTCATTCTTCTTCCTTTGTTCAAAAGTTTCTAGCTTAAATAGTGAGAATCAAAGACCCCTAGATGGAACCTATGAGCTAACTCGGCAGGATTCAATGCCGAGAGGTGATTCTGAGGGGAGGGAAAGACCGGAGGTTTTGACGATCTAG
- the LOC127901531 gene encoding calmodulin-binding receptor-like cytoplasmic kinase 2 isoform X1 codes for MKKSQNPLYEGRSPSTGVRSTPDRFFYSPGSHYSEASTVRNRKTSKNSLAMAAKAVAGLFVACFTPPETNSSKDFVNSNEFKPSPVVSDASRSRASTERRRSSSQGLYVSSNNSTRGGDQSGNVQITMEEIYRATRNFSPSFKIGQGGFGTVYKGRLEDGTIVAIKRAKKSVYDKHSGAEFQSEIRTLAQVEHLNLVKFHGYLEFEDERIVIVEYVPNGTLREHLDCLQGNILDLAGRLDIAIDVAHAITYLHMYTDHPIIHRDIKSSNILLTENFRAKVADFGFARLAADTESGATHVSTQVKGTAGYLDPEYLKTYQLTEKSDVYSFGVLLVELVTGRRPIEPKRELKERITVKWAMKKFSDGDAISILDPRVENTAANNLALEKILELALQCLAPRRQNRPSMRRCAEILWSVRKDYRELAASDVLLQPSYSKRSNSTREQ; via the exons ATGAAGAAAAGCCAAAATCCTCTCTACGAAGGACGGAGCCCTAGCACCGGCGTGCGGTCAACGCCGGACCGGTTCTTCTACTCTCCAGGCTCTCATTACTCAGAGGCCTCTACCGTCCGCAACCGCAAGACTAGCAAGAACTCTCTAGCAATGGCCGCCAAAGCCGTCGCCGGACTCTTTGTTGCCTGCTTCACTCCCCCCGAAACCAATAGCTCGAAGGATTTTGTCAACTCTAATGAATTCAAACCTTCTCCAG TAGTATCGGATGCTTCAAGATCAAGAGCTAGCACTGAAAGAAGGCGAAGTTCAAGTCAGGGTCTGTATGTGAGTTCAAACAATTCAACGCGAGGAGGAGATCAGTCTGGCAACGTGCAGATCACCATGGAGGAAATCTACAGGGCAACTAGGAACTTCTCCCCTTCTTTCAAGATTGGACAAGGAGGATTTGGAACTGTCTATAAGGGCAGACTCGAAGATGGAACCATTGTTGCTATTAAACGTGCTAAGaag AGTGTATATGATAAGCATTCGGGTGCAGAGTTTCAAAGTGAGATTCGAACGCTGGCACAGGTGGAACATTTGAATTTGGTCAAGTTCCATGGGTATTTAGAGTTTGAAGATGAAAGAATTGTTATTGTGGAGtatgttccaaatggaactcTCAGGGAACACTTGGATT GTCTGCAGGGCAACATTCTTGACCTTGCTGGAAGGCTAGATATTGCCATCGATGTGGCCCATGCTATCACCTATCTTCATATGTATACAG ACCATCCAATCATTCATAGAGACATAAAGTCCTCCAACATTCTCCTCACTGAAAACTTTCGAGCCAAGGTAGCGGACTTTGGTTTTGCTAGATTAGCAGCTGATACTGAGTCAGGTGCCACCCATGTATCAACCCAAGTTAAAGGAACTGCTGGCTACTTGGATCCGGAATACCTGAAAACCTATCAACTTACTGAGAAGAGCGATGTTTATTCATTTGGTGTGTTACTGGTTGAACTCGTCACTGGAAGGCGCCCAATTGAACCAAAAAGGGAACTCAAAGAGCGAATAACTGTAAAATGG GCAATGAAGAAATTTTCTGATGGAGATGCCATTTCAATCTTGGACCCAAGGGTAGAAAACACTGCAGCTAATAACTTGGCTCTTGAAAAGATACTTGAACTAGCCTTGCAATGCTTGGCTCCACGCAGACAAAATCGGCCAAGCATGAGAAGATGTGCAGAGATCCTGTGGAGTGTACGTAAGGATTACAGAGAGCTAGCAGCTTCAGATGTCCTTTTACAACCCTCTTATTCCAAAAGGAGCAATTCGACAAGAGAACAATAA
- the LOC127901531 gene encoding calmodulin-binding receptor-like cytoplasmic kinase 2 isoform X2 — protein MKKSQNPLYEGRSPSTGVRSTPDRFFYSPGSHYSEASTVRNRKTSKNSLAMAAKAVAGLFVACFTPPETNSSKDFVNSNEFKPSPVSDASRSRASTERRRSSSQGLYVSSNNSTRGGDQSGNVQITMEEIYRATRNFSPSFKIGQGGFGTVYKGRLEDGTIVAIKRAKKSVYDKHSGAEFQSEIRTLAQVEHLNLVKFHGYLEFEDERIVIVEYVPNGTLREHLDCLQGNILDLAGRLDIAIDVAHAITYLHMYTDHPIIHRDIKSSNILLTENFRAKVADFGFARLAADTESGATHVSTQVKGTAGYLDPEYLKTYQLTEKSDVYSFGVLLVELVTGRRPIEPKRELKERITVKWAMKKFSDGDAISILDPRVENTAANNLALEKILELALQCLAPRRQNRPSMRRCAEILWSVRKDYRELAASDVLLQPSYSKRSNSTREQ, from the exons ATGAAGAAAAGCCAAAATCCTCTCTACGAAGGACGGAGCCCTAGCACCGGCGTGCGGTCAACGCCGGACCGGTTCTTCTACTCTCCAGGCTCTCATTACTCAGAGGCCTCTACCGTCCGCAACCGCAAGACTAGCAAGAACTCTCTAGCAATGGCCGCCAAAGCCGTCGCCGGACTCTTTGTTGCCTGCTTCACTCCCCCCGAAACCAATAGCTCGAAGGATTTTGTCAACTCTAATGAATTCAAACCTTCTCCAG TATCGGATGCTTCAAGATCAAGAGCTAGCACTGAAAGAAGGCGAAGTTCAAGTCAGGGTCTGTATGTGAGTTCAAACAATTCAACGCGAGGAGGAGATCAGTCTGGCAACGTGCAGATCACCATGGAGGAAATCTACAGGGCAACTAGGAACTTCTCCCCTTCTTTCAAGATTGGACAAGGAGGATTTGGAACTGTCTATAAGGGCAGACTCGAAGATGGAACCATTGTTGCTATTAAACGTGCTAAGaag AGTGTATATGATAAGCATTCGGGTGCAGAGTTTCAAAGTGAGATTCGAACGCTGGCACAGGTGGAACATTTGAATTTGGTCAAGTTCCATGGGTATTTAGAGTTTGAAGATGAAAGAATTGTTATTGTGGAGtatgttccaaatggaactcTCAGGGAACACTTGGATT GTCTGCAGGGCAACATTCTTGACCTTGCTGGAAGGCTAGATATTGCCATCGATGTGGCCCATGCTATCACCTATCTTCATATGTATACAG ACCATCCAATCATTCATAGAGACATAAAGTCCTCCAACATTCTCCTCACTGAAAACTTTCGAGCCAAGGTAGCGGACTTTGGTTTTGCTAGATTAGCAGCTGATACTGAGTCAGGTGCCACCCATGTATCAACCCAAGTTAAAGGAACTGCTGGCTACTTGGATCCGGAATACCTGAAAACCTATCAACTTACTGAGAAGAGCGATGTTTATTCATTTGGTGTGTTACTGGTTGAACTCGTCACTGGAAGGCGCCCAATTGAACCAAAAAGGGAACTCAAAGAGCGAATAACTGTAAAATGG GCAATGAAGAAATTTTCTGATGGAGATGCCATTTCAATCTTGGACCCAAGGGTAGAAAACACTGCAGCTAATAACTTGGCTCTTGAAAAGATACTTGAACTAGCCTTGCAATGCTTGGCTCCACGCAGACAAAATCGGCCAAGCATGAGAAGATGTGCAGAGATCCTGTGGAGTGTACGTAAGGATTACAGAGAGCTAGCAGCTTCAGATGTCCTTTTACAACCCTCTTATTCCAAAAGGAGCAATTCGACAAGAGAACAATAA